The sequence below is a genomic window from Brevibacillus laterosporus.
ACAGACACCTTCCACTGACTCTGCGATCGCTATGCAGAATAACAGTAAGCAAGCTGTCCAACAAGGACAAAATAATAATCCAGCCATTTCATCCATGCTCGCTTCACGTTCATTGTCTCCACAACAAGCAGCGTCAAAAGAGCATGCAGTGACAGCTGCTGAGGCAACAGAGAAAAATCTGGATGATCAAAAATCTGGATCAGAGTCTACAACACCCTCTGATGAATTAAAAAAATCAAATGACATAGCAATAGCAAGCCCTGAAAATCAGACAGTAGGGGAAGCTTCTTCTATAGCCGAAACCGAGGTTGAATCAGCGGGCTCTATAAGTGAAATGTTCACGCAAGAGAAAGAAAAGGAGAAAGAGAAACCTCAAACCTTCTCTACCTTCGTTTCTCTGGACAAAGCGAAGCAAGCTTCTGATATGCCACTTGCTGCTCTTGTCAAAGCAGATTATAAACTAGCTTCTGTCAATATTCATTACGAATCAGAAACGAGTAAGCACGTTACCTCCCAAATATCTGTCTATCGCCATGGTGAAGCTGAGATTAAGCTAGAGGTACTACGTAATGATACGCAAAAACGAGCTTTATCCATTCCAGGAACCTTCGCGGGCTCTCCTCAAATCTTCTCTGTAGGGACTGATAAAGCAATCGGAGTAACGTTTGACTCCCAAGAAAAAAATACCATGCAACATACTGTCCATCTTATTACCAACAAGTCTTCCCAACAGCTATATGTGATTGCAACAGCAAAGGGAATGAGCTTGCAGGATTTAATGGACATTGTAAAAACCATGAATTGGTCATAGCTTGATGTTTTTTGCTTACACCAACATGAATACCCTCTAGCCGGAGTAAAATGAACTGCCCCCAGTCAAGTAGACAACGGAAAAACAAAAAAATCTGACACCAACTATTTTCACATGGGTTGGTGTCTTTCTTATGCTGCTGAATTTTGAAGGTAGTGCCTGTATTCCAAAGGCGTCATACAGTTTAGTCTTTTCTGGTATCGATGGTTATTGTAGTAAGTTATGTATTCCATAATTGCTACTTCCAATTCTTTGTATGTATTAAATTTATTGAGATAATACATCTCGGATTTTATCATTCCCCAAAACGATTCCATCGGTCCATTGTCTATGCATCTAGATACCCTCGACATGCTTTGTATCATTCCTGCGTCGTCCAGTTTCTTTTTGAACATTTTGTTCGTATATTGGAATCCTCGGTCACTATGAAAGATGGGTTTAGCATTAGGATATGATTGATGTGCGATATCAAAAGTTCTAAACACAAGTTCATTGTTGTTGGAATGCCCTACCACAAAAGAAACAATACTTTTATCTGACAAATCCATGATTGCACTCAAATAAGCCTTGCTTTGAAGGCCATACTTCATTTCCGTCACGTCAGTGAGCCATTTTGTACCGAATCCGTCGGATTCGAAATCTCTGTTCAAAATATTTTCCGTCGTAATTTGAGGAGTTGACGGAATGTAACTTTTCTTCTTCCTGCGGCATACTGATTTTATTTGTAAGATTCTCATGAGTCTGTATATCCGTTTATGGTTAACAGTAAGATTGTGTTGTCGGTTTAGTTTGATTGTCATCTGACGATATCCAAGGATCCCATTTCTTTCTTCATAGGCATCCTTAATCATGGGAAGCAACTCTTTGTTGAATTTCTCGTTATGGCTTTCTTTCCTATTTAGCCATTTATAATACGAAGAACGTTGAATTCCCATGTTTTCACAGAGTAGACTTATGGGATATGATTTACTTTCATGAAGATCACGTATTGCAAGATATACAGGTTCATATCGGACTTGGCTTAGAATCGCCTCCTTTGGATTTCGTCCAGCTTTTTTAATAAATCAATCTCCATTTGCTTTCTTCTGTTCTCAGCTTGAAGCAGCTTATTTTGTGCCCTCAGCTTCTCCACTTCGGACATCTCATCTTCAGATTTTCGCTTTCCACGTTTATCCTGAAGTGCATCTACACCAGATTTAATGTATTTATTTGTCCAAGAATAAACTTGCTGATAGGATACCTGAAATTTCTGTGCGGTTTGGGCGTAATTGTGTTGATGTTCTATACAGAATCTGACGATTTCAATTCTTTCATCGTAAGTAGTTGCTCGTCCTTTTGTCATGATTGGTGTTCCTCCTGTGCCGCAAGCTTTCGGCTTCTCATGACCATTATACTTCAGGATCCAGTTACGCAGTTGGCGGGTTGATTTGATGCCATATCTTTTACATATATCCATGTGAGAACCACGACTAGCCAGATAATCCTCGACAGCTGTTTTCTTTAATTCTGTGGAATAGGAGGAGTTCTTGGATGTATGGAGCAATCCGTTTGGACCTAATGATTGATAAGTTTGAAGCCATTGTTTAATAGATGGAAAGGAAACATCTAGAAGATTTGCTAAATGATTAAGCGAATCTTCCCCACGAAGATATTTTTCAATAGCTGCAATCTTTTCTGACCCAGATATTTTTGCTTTATGGGACATAAAAATGCTCCTCCTTGTAAGGAAACAGTTATATTATTTCAACTGTCTACCACAAGGGGAGCATATCAAAACCATAGCTAGAGGGTTTTTGTTATATATGGATTACGTAACATCTTGTCGTGTAAACACTCCGTATGCAACAACTAAGGAAACAATTCCCCAAACAGACAGTACCCCAAGAGAGAAGGGTAGACTCATACCTTTAATAGGTGGCAAGCTTCCTGCCAAATAGGTCGTAAGCTGTAAATTTACATTAAATAAATACTTGGCTTGTTCCCACGTAGATGCCATTTGGGTCAAAATTGCCCCACTAATGAGTGCCGCCATCATAATACCCATACCAGCTGCTGTACTTCTCACCAGTACAGAAATCATCAGCGATATTGTTCCCACCACCACGCAAACGAACCAGCCCAATCCATACTGCATCAAGATATATTTCCACTGATCTAATACGAATACCTGTGAGGTTTGTAATCCTTCTCCTGACGCCTGAAAACCTGTTAAAACCGGCATCCTCCAACCTCCATAACCAAAGACTATCCCTGAAATAGCATACGCTAGTACAAGACATAGCAACACGGTCAGCGAGGTAAACAATAAGAGCGTCATATACTTGCTCGTAAGGATTTTCCAACGTTTGACTGGCCTTGTCAACAACAGTTTAATTGTTCCTTCACTAAATTCTGAAGAAACTAGATCAACTGCCAAAATCACAATAATCATGGGTAGAAAAAGACCAACAGCCTGGTCCATAAATCCACGCGCAAACGTAACCGCTCCTGGCGCTGATGGATCTATATCATGATCTAAATAATACTGCTGTAGCTGTAATTGGGTTTTTAAAAAATCTCTCCACTCAGGGGGAATCCGACTGGAAGCCAATCTATTTTGGGTATCTACAATCTTTTGTTGCAGAATGGTACGCCAATCATCTGTTCCAATTTGCTCTCTAGCCACCTCTACCGATTTATATTGCGCATATGTAAAAAGCGGGATCAGAATAAGCAAAATTAAGACAACTACATAGAAGCGCTTGCGTTTGACTAGCTTTAAGCTTTCATTGTATACCAAATCAAGCATGCTTCCCCTCCTCATCTGCTGATTTATCTTGGGTTAAAGTGAGGAATAAATCTTCCAATGTAACCGCCTTTTCTTCAATGCCAATTACATGTACTCCCGCAGTGATGAGGGTACGGTTAACCTCGGCTATTTTGTCCGTATCCATCCGGCATTTCACTCTACCATCCGACAAAGCAATAAGCTCATATACATGGGGACTTGCCTGCATGAACTCCACGGCCTTTGGCAAACTACTATCCGCAAATTTCCAGTTAACCTGATCTGCAAATTGTTCCATTAATTCCTTGACATGACCAACTGAAATGACACGTCCCTTATTAATAATGGCTACACGATCACACATGAGTTCAATCTCACTTAGCATATGACTAGAAATAAAGACACCAATTCTTTCTTCCACTGCCAAGCGCCGTATAAACTGCCGTAATTCACGAATACCAGCCGGATCTAATCCGTTGGTTGGTTCATCTAAAATAAGTAAGCGAGGACGATGTAGCAACGCTTGTGCAATCCCCAAGCGCTGACGCATACCAAGAGAATACGTTTTTACTCGATCATGAATCGCTTCAGTCAATTCCACTTGCTTTACTACTTCACAAATTCTCTCAGAGCTAACCTTTTTACTCATCCGAGCAAGCATCTCTAAGTTCTCTTGCCCTGTCAAAAAGGGATACAATTCCGGGTTCTCTACAATACACCCCACCTGATCAATGGCCTGTAAAAAGTTCTTTTGTAAAGAATATCCACCAATTTTTATCTCTCCTCTATCAGGTCTGGTTAGTCCGACCAGCATACGAATCGTGGTTGTTTTGCCAGCTCCGTTGGGTCCAAGAAACCCAAATACCTCCCCCTCCCTCACATCAAAAGTAATATCATGAATCAGTTGCTTTTTTTTAATTGATTTTTGCAGGTGAACAACAGAAAGAACCTTGTCTGCCACATGACTCCCACCTTTCTGTATGTAAATTGGTTGGTATAGGATTTCTTATTCTTTCACGACGATGGACTTCCCATGCTTTTCCTTCCACATGAACCTCTCTGGTTTGATCTCCAACCAGAATGGTACAATAGAAGTACAATGTAACATGACAAGACATAACAGCCTTACATGAGGAGGTTCCCTGATGCTCAGATCAAAGCGACATCCGTTGACCAGATGGCTTTTGCTACTGGCTTGCTTATCTTTTTTTACCCTGTTAGTCGGCTTCTGCTTTGCTTTTACACCAGTGCGTTTAGCAGAAAAAAGTACAGCTGAGCTTCAAAACCCGAAACAAGTCCAAAAACCAGAAACTCCTCCCCCTGCTATCTTGCCCACTACAGGCACATTAAAAATGGTAGCGTTGGGCGATTCCTTAACACGCGGACTGGGAGATTCAAGTGGTTTAGGCTATATTGGGCTTTTTAAACAAAAGGTAGAAAAGGAACGTAACCAAAACATTCAGGTAAGCAATTTAGCCATCAGTGGCATTGAGTCAGGTGATTTAGTAGACCAACTGAAACAAACAAATGTCAAACGACTTGTCTCCGAAGCCAACCTCATATTGTTTACGATTGGTGGCAATGATTTGTTTCGCCAAAGCGGAGGTATATTTGAATTTAATCTAGAAAAACTATTGGACGCTTCTACTCAGCTTTCTACCAACTATGAAGCCATTGTAAAACAAATTCGCTCCATAAATCCAGAAGCACCTGTCTTTTATACCGCTCTCTATAACCCATTTGGTGATACAGAGTTTAAACAAGAATCAGATACCCATGTTCAGGATTGGAATAATGAAGCGACTACCATCTCCGCCCGCTATAATAACGTGTTGGTCATACCCTCCTACGATCTATTTTGGAACAAGGAAAAAGCCTATTTATACACTGACCATTTCCATCCTAATCATGCTGGATATGAGCGTATAGCAAACCGAATTTTGCAGGCAGTAAAGTAGTCGTTAGTGAAGGATGCGTATCTACTGTTACCTCCCTTACACAAAAACTGTCGAGGTTTTAATGACCCCGACAGTTTTTCTATCTTCTACTATGATAACCATCGTTGCTACCCTGTCCGTGTCATCATCATAGCTTGACCGGTGCGAGCGGTGTAACTGTTGCGTCCTTGAATATAAAATAAAATGCTACTAAGTGTTATACAGGAAATAATTGTAAACATAATTGTTCCACTATAACCTCCAAGTAGATATCCCCCTAGCACCGGGCCTAAAAATTGACCTAAATTATGCAAGCTTTGCGCTCCAAAATAGGTTCCACGCATACCATCTGGTGCTAAGTAGTCGATGAATACGTTAGAGGCAGGGAACGTTAAAATCTCCCCAATGGTAAAGACACACATGGAGACCATGAAAGCCCACCAATTCGATGAAAGCCCGAAACCTAGCAAACCCATAGCGTACATTACAGTTCCAGCTACAAGACTAAACAATGGGGTCTTTTTTTCAGCCCATCTGGATAACGGAATCTGACAAGCCACTACCACTATTGCATTTAAACTCATGAGATAGGAAAACAAGATAGCTCCGTCAACAAACATGCCCTGAACGAATTGAGATAAGGTCACTGTCATTTGCGAATAGCCAACCGACACTAGGATGCCACCCACAATAAAATATCTCAAGGCGACGTCTTGACGCACTACCTGCCAAGCTAAGGCAAATGTCACCTTCTCTTTCTTTTGACCTTCAATTTGTTTTATACCAAATTTATTCAATAAATATTGCAGGCTTATGACATAGAACAAATAGATAATAGCCGTGACAATAAACGGAAGGGCTCCTCCTAATAATGCCAAATAGGCTCCTAATAAAGGGCCGACAGAGACCCCGATGTTAATAGCCAGATATCTCAGGGAAAACACACGAAAGCGACGTTCAGGCTCTGTTAAATCAGCCATAAGTGCTTGCGAGACAGGTTCATAGAATGAACGACAAAGACCGGCCAAAATATTAAGTAAAATAAAAAAGAGTGCGCTTTTTCCGATCGCAAATCCTAAAAAAACTAATATCCAGGTATACAAAGCCCACAGCATAATTTTCCTTCGTCCAAACAAATCTGACAGCGTTCCTGCAATAAATCCCCCCACCGTGGATGCCAGAGGACCGGCTCCAATTGTAATCCCAATCATGATCGGGCTTAAATCGGTTGTCTTGGATAGGTGAATGGCCAAAAATGGCATGCTCATGGAACTAGCTGCTCGCACAAAAATCGTGCCGATAATCAAGGAGTGTATTATTGGGTGGAATTCTTGCCAGTATTCTCGTAGTCTGTTCATCTCTCTTACTCCCTTTATCTATATTTATCTTTCTGGATAACGAGAATTGTAAGAATATTCAAATGAAAAGTCAATGGAACTTGCCTCTTCTCCCCTATGAAAAATTTGATTGGGATTATCTAAAAATATAATGGGGATAAACTATTGACAAGTTTCTTACCGCTATAGGGTCTTACGTTCCCGATAAGCGGCTCACTAATTTTGACCTAGAAAAATTAGTAGAGACCAGCGATGAATGGATTGTTAGAAGAACTGGCATACGTGAGCGCCGCATTGCTGAACGCAACCAATTTACAAGCGATCTTTGTCTACAAGCCGTTCATCATTTGCAGCAAGCCTATGATAAAGAATTAGAAGATGTTGATTTCATAATTGTGTGTACCACCACTCCAGACTATCCTTTTCCTAGTGTAGCTAGTCAGTTACAAGCTAAGCTCTCCATTCGTTCTGCTGGAGCTCTTGACTTAAATGCAACATGCGCTGGTTTTGTCTATGGGTTACACTTGGCAAATTCACTTGTTAGTAGTGGGCTACATCAAAAAGTTCTGGTGGTAGCCGGTGAGACATTGTCTAAAGTAACCGATTATTCCGATCGTAATACCTGTGTTCTGTTCGGAGATGGTGCTGGTGCAGCTCGTATAGAACGTGATGAACAGAATCCTAGCTTCCTCCACTCCTTCATGAGTAGCAATGGTAACGGTGGAATTCACTTATATCGCACAGGCCTTTCTAAACAAATGGGAGATGTAGAACTTCTTGGAGATGGTAATATATATCAAAACGGACGAGAATTGTATAAGTGGGTGGTCTCTCAATTACCTCAGGGGATGAACCAAATAGTAACGGACAGCAATCTGTCCCTATTAGATGTGGACTGGTTCGTTCCACACAGTGCTAACTTACGCATGATCGAATCTATTTGTGAAAAAAGTGGATTTCCATTAGAACGCACACTTTACAGCCTAGAGTATTTCGGAAATACCTCCTGCGCGACTATCCCGTTAACTTTGGATATGGCCTTATCTACCCAACAAATTAAACAAGATGACACAGCGATCCTATACGGTTTTGGCGGTGGTTTCGTTCAAGCGGCATCACTGGTCCGTTTGTCTTTAGATAAGCGCAAATAATGACTTCCGATCCAAAAAACAAGCCACCCTTCAGAAGCCTAAGCTTCTAGGGATGGCTTGTTCTGTTTTCCTTTACCCCGGCGAAAATACAAGTATGAATAAATATAGGTTGATAAAATCGTTAAGCACACGGAAATGGTAATTAACAATAATCCCAACCATCCTGGCAAATACGGACATAGCAGATAGACTGTACCTGTTATCATCCAGAAAACGGACAGCTTGCAATGGGTACTAACCCAGACCTCCTGTTCCTTTTTGGTCCAAGACGTCCGCATTCCCAACGGATGCAGATACGAAATCCACGGCAACAGGTATCCATACACTAACAAGATGATACCTACTATAATCATGACGTACATTTCCACACCAATGGGAATAAGCAAATTTTGCAATATCAAAAAACAATACATCGTACTAAACAGTACTGCTTGAGCTATCCGCAACAAATCAAAACAAATGTTCATCCGTTTAGTTTGCAGCTCTCGTTGGCGAGAGATCGTGATAAATAAGCGTATTAATATTGGTGCTATGATTTGGACAAGGCTAAAAATAAGGAGAAACAGCAGTTTATCCTGGTAGTATCCGGTCTTTTCCCCAATCCTTGTTGCTACTAACAGCTTGTCAGGCATTTGGGTGTAAAAACCGATCGCCGCAATAATGGGAGACATAGTGATTAACACCAGCATAAAATCAAGCCAATGCCACACCCTTTGCTCACGACGCAATTGCATGTTGTTTCACCGCCATTCTTCCTATTCGCAAACTTGACTTTCCTACCCCCTAGAGCGGAAAAGCATTAGTGATACTTAAATTGGAATGGACTCAAGCATTTCACCTTGTTCATTCCATTTCACTGCCCGATACTTGGCATCATGGTAAAAAGTGAACCACGCTTGTTCTGCTATCATTTCCTTCATCCATTTTTCCTTAGCATAGATAGATGTCATCGGATAATCATCGTAGGCCATGACCCACAGTGGGTTCTGATGTGCATGTGTAGGCATAATATCCGCCATATGGCAAGCCTTCTCACCCTTGCTTTCAAACAAGATGATAGCGTGTCCATCACTGTGCCCACCTGTATGAACCATTGTTATACCAGGAACAATCTCTTTTTGTTCCCCATACGTACAAACCTGCTTTTCGATGGGCCGCCAATTGTCTTCCCAATACGTGTTACGCGATCGGATATTAGGAGATCTTAATTCATTCCATTCAATTTCGTTGATATAAATAATGGCATTAGGAAAAGTAGAATGCAAACTACCATCTTCTGCCACACTAACTAATCCATTTGCGTGATCATAATGCATGTGAGTCATCAGCACCACATCAATATCTTCAAAATGTAGCCCAACTGCTTGAAGAGATTCATGTAATTGTGATTCTTCAACAAGACCAAAGTTACGTTTTTGTTTATCATTTAAACGGTTTGTGCCCATACCCGATTCAATCAGCATATTTTTTCCATGAACTTGTACAAGAATAGGGTCTGAGCGAAGGGGAATTTGATTGAGCTCATTGGAAGGGTAGCGTTTGCTCCACAAGGCTTTTGGAACAACTCCAAACATCGCTCCTCCGTCTAACTGGGTCATTCCACCCCTCATCCACGTTAGCTTACAATCACCAATCTGCAATGTATTCATGCTACTCCTCCTTAAGCCAATATCACACAAGAAACTCTTATCTCCTACGTTACACCAAGACAGCTTCTTGGTAAAGAAAACTTCCTTGGTTTGGATTGTTTTGTGATAAACATAAAAAATTTGTAGGTAAGAAAAATCTGATAAAACCAAGCTTGGAGCGCCGTCAAAATCTGATTCCTATCTGTTAAAAGAAAGACACCCGATGAGGGGTGCCTATTCGAAAATTCTCCTATTTTTGAACTATTTTTCTTGAAAAATAACTGTTTTGGATAACCCAATTACTTCTACTGCATACTCACTGGATACTGCTTCCATAATAAATTGAAATTCCCCGTTTGATTTACGCAAGATCATTTGTGCTATTTTTTCCGACTTCTTAAACAAACTAATAGCATGGTCATTTCCTGGATAGCCATCGCTCGTTGCTATAAATCGACAACCTGCAGGCAGACAGAATTTCCAATCCTTTACTCGAATATTCTGCTGTTGTGCATTAAGAAAATGACGCTTCCCTAATAATATCATGTGCTCGCCCATACCCACGCCACCTTCACCCTAAAGGGCTATAAAGTTATTTTTATTGTGCAATGAAATCGTAAGAAAAGAAAGTGCTTCGACAAAAACTCCAATAAACCGACAGTAGTCGTATTTTAATGTAAAAATTTTCTTTTTATAGATATGTATGTATAATAGTTTTTCTACTCTCCCTAGTTGTTTTTTTTGTCGCTGTTATCAGCACTGGTTGAAGCCTTATCTTATCTACGTATATACTTTTTTTATATAGGATCCGTTTCGGGAGATCCTTGACTTACAATCATATATAAAAAGAAATAATATTACATTTTATTCACATTTTTACAAAATCCTATTTTATATTTCTTTGTACCAACAAACTTTTTTCTCTTTCGTTCGACATTTTCTTCTTACGTTATTCTTTTTTCTCACGATCAATTTTTTGCCATTATCTTTTTTGATCTTATATAATCAACGCTATCCGTTATAAATCGCATCATATCCCTGCCTTGTATCCCGTTTAATCTCCTCATGGTACTATCAAATACATAATTATGATAACTTTCTCAAAATAACCAATTATTACGTTTGAGAAAAGAGGAATAACCAAGTAAACTAAATCATGGATAGTCTGTTATCCGCAAATATTTGCCCGCCCAAAACATGCAGATTGGCGGGCATTTTTTTATTCCCTTGCGTTATTTATCCATTCGTATAAAGGTGACACCAATCATATCTTGGATTTCAATGAGCAAGTGATTTACTTCCGTAGAGACTTGAGCCTGAATCTGCAAATCCAGAATCGTCTTTGTATTCTCCTGTTCATTGGGCATTTCCACTTGATAGGTGGAAATCTTGACTCCATTGTTTGTTAATTTATCAATAACAGTCCGCACGAGATTCTGTTCTTGCAAATGAACTACAAGGTGCATCGTTTTTGGAAAAACCAATTGTAAGCTGCGATCCAGAATCTCTAGCCCAATCAACACAAGAATCGTTGCACAAAAACCAATGCCATACATACCTGAACCGATAGCAAGCCCAATACCTGCCGTAGCCCACAAACCAGCAGCTGTTGTTAAGCCGCGAATGGACTGTTTTTGCACCAAGATAGTACCTGCTCCGAGGAAGCCGATGCCGCTCACCACATTGGCTGCAATACGACTTGGGTCTAGTTTGACCGAGTCACCTAGAACGTCATAAAAGGCATATTTGGAAACAATCATAATCAACGAGCTACCCACCGCCACAAGAAAATGCGTGCGCAATCCCGCTGCTTTCTGTCTACTTTTCCGCTCGAATCCAATAAGTGCCCCGCATAAACCACCAACAAATAATCGTAGGAGTAATTCCCATTCCATCTTCATTCCCCCTAGCATTCTCTATACCCTTATATGTAGTTCATTGAAACCAAATGAATGTCTTCGTACAAAACAGCAAAAAATCTGACTCTCATGTAAGAGAATCAGACTTTATCTGCTTACCTTCCCATCTAATGCGGCTCTAAAACATACGAATATGGTACATGTAAAAAAGAAAGTAAACGATTTTGCCCCTCTTCCTCCTGAACTCCTTGAAGAATTTCGCTTATTTCTTTTTGAACAGACTCGTAACGAATCTGGTGTTGCTGTTCTGATTCCGCAGTCTCTTCAAGCTCTCTTATCCAATCTGCTACTTGCTTTGCGACAGGTAAAAGAGCCTGCTGAATTTTTGTATAAATAGTTGATAATTGGTGATTATTTTGCTCTAGGAGTTGATTAGAGCACTGTTCCAAATAGCCACGAATCTCCGCTAGACGTGACATTAATTCTCTCCATTTCCATAGTTGCTTATGCTGTTTACGCTGTTTTGAATCCAGTGGTGGGAACGGATCACTGGAAAATAGAGATTGCACGTCTGTCCACGGGTTTTTCTGAAGTGATTCCTCCAGCTTTTTCATGCAATATGCATGAGCAGGGAGCAACTCTACCGTTTCTCTAAAGGCAGGTAATGTATTTCGTGCATAGCTTTTAACTCCCCAAGCACTATGAGCTTGTAGAGCTTTCACAAAGGAAAAACAATGCTTATGTAATAATTCCAGTTCCCTTTCCTCTAATTCATGATTAGACAAAATCGTTTGTTTGACAGCGTTATCGGGAATGTGAAAGTTCCCCTCTCCCAATTGCATGCCTCTCTTCACATAGGTCCGTAATGTTTCTCCCGTTAAAGAAGGCTCGCCATTTCCTTGATAAAGCTCAATACGGAAGGCAGCAAATTCTTCGAACCCTTGCGTATTTCCGTATCCATCGTCAATGACATGCAAGTCCGTCTGTACTTCCATTAGCTCACTTAATACCTGTTCTTCTAATGCATAGATACATCCCTCGATATGAGTCCAATAGCTTCTACATTCAGCCTCTGATCCCAGTACCCTTTGATACACATCATGAAACAAGAGAATATGAGCAATCTCATGAAAGTAATTCTGAAATGGAAATTTAAGGTTTTCCCCACGGAGGTAGGAGCCTGCATTCTGATAAATTTTCCCGTGTTCAGGACGAAACAGAGTAGGTAATGTTGAATCTACGTCTAAAAATAGCTCAATGCCCGCGTTATAACTATTTGCCCAAACGGCTAGGTAGGTAGGACTCAGCAAGAGTGCAATAGAATGGTTGGTAATTTGTACAGGTAGATTAAAATGTAGACCATTCGTCTCTTCCTGCAAAGACAACCATGTCATGCCGACTGCTAAAGCCTGGTACAGCGCAAACTCACCTTGTGCAACCGAATGTCGTGCATACAGCTGTAGTTGTCTAAGGCAACTCGTCACATTATCTTGTTCATATGTATATTTTTGTTGAAATTGTTCAAGCCCTTCTACAAAATCTCCATGTTCGATTGTTAAAAACACATTAATTCCATCTACCCATAGATCTGAACCTATTTTAGACTCCAACCATTGATCGGTATCCTGTGCTAGCTTACGCAGTTCTTCGTAGCGTTGTATCATGTGAAAGGAATTCATCTTATCTTATCCTATCCCTTCTTCATTTTGATCATAAATAAAGAAAACTTGGCAATTGCCAAGCATAAGAGCTACTAGGGCCTTAGTAGCTTATACGATAGTAAAACAAGAGCACGCGTCATACGTGCCCTTGTCTAAAACATTAAAGTAAACAAACAGTGGTGATAATTGGATGGACAATACCTTTCATGTCTGTTACCTTTTCATTATTGACAGTAACCTTTACAACTTTTTTCATAGTAAAACCCCCTCTTTACGTTGAAAAGATGTTTTTTTCGCTGAAAAGATGTACTTCAAATTACAAACAAACGTCAACAACAACACGCCACATTAAAGCTTTCATTTCAGTTACATTTTTGTTATCTGAGAGCTCTACTTTCACTACTTTTTTCATACGGCTCCCTCCTTTTAACTAGATTTTATGATAGGAGTAAAATCTATCATTGAAACTATTATGATAGATAGTTCTGAAAATTTCAATAATATTACAAAATTTTTATATTATACTAGTTTTGGTGCTCAGATTACATAAGTAGAAAAACAAACCTCGGCTAGCTCCACACAAATTAGGAACAAGCAGAAAAAATATATCGGAATACACATGGGGGGAATAAAAATAAAAACCGGAGCGTAGA
It includes:
- a CDS encoding MgtC/SapB family protein codes for the protein MEWELLLRLFVGGLCGALIGFERKSRQKAAGLRTHFLVAVGSSLIMIVSKYAFYDVLGDSVKLDPSRIAANVVSGIGFLGAGTILVQKQSIRGLTTAAGLWATAGIGLAIGSGMYGIGFCATILVLIGLEILDRSLQLVFPKTMHLVVHLQEQNLVRTVIDKLTNNGVKISTYQVEMPNEQENTKTILDLQIQAQVSTEVNHLLIEIQDMIGVTFIRMDK
- a CDS encoding ketoacyl-ACP synthase III, whose amino-acid sequence is MDKFLTAIGSYVPDKRLTNFDLEKLVETSDEWIVRRTGIRERRIAERNQFTSDLCLQAVHHLQQAYDKELEDVDFIIVCTTTPDYPFPSVASQLQAKLSIRSAGALDLNATCAGFVYGLHLANSLVSSGLHQKVLVVAGETLSKVTDYSDRNTCVLFGDGAGAARIERDEQNPSFLHSFMSSNGNGGIHLYRTGLSKQMGDVELLGDGNIYQNGRELYKWVVSQLPQGMNQIVTDSNLSLLDVDWFVPHSANLRMIESICEKSGFPLERTLYSLEYFGNTSCATIPLTLDMALSTQQIKQDDTAILYGFGGGFVQAASLVRLSLDKRK
- a CDS encoding MBL fold metallo-hydrolase → MNTLQIGDCKLTWMRGGMTQLDGGAMFGVVPKALWSKRYPSNELNQIPLRSDPILVQVHGKNMLIESGMGTNRLNDKQKRNFGLVEESQLHESLQAVGLHFEDIDVVLMTHMHYDHANGLVSVAEDGSLHSTFPNAIIYINEIEWNELRSPNIRSRNTYWEDNWRPIEKQVCTYGEQKEIVPGITMVHTGGHSDGHAIILFESKGEKACHMADIMPTHAHQNPLWVMAYDDYPMTSIYAKEKWMKEMIAEQAWFTFYHDAKYRAVKWNEQGEMLESIPI